In one window of Euzebyales bacterium DNA:
- a CDS encoding proton-conducting transporter membrane subunit codes for MIALPIALPLLAAAVSLLVSRWHWAQRAISLLTCTATVALATVILQRADAETALVSQLGGWPAPFGITLVADRFGAIMLLISTIMILVVLVYALGQLGDEREFHLHFHPVYLVLSAGIAASFLTGDLFNLFVAFEVMLIASYVLITLGANKGQVRAGMTYVVINLLASTLFVATVAFIYAATGTVNLAHLAVRLAELPDGLRAAFGYLLLVVFGVKAGIFPLFFWLPDSYPTAPAPITALFAGLLTKVGVYTLIRTQTLLFPHDGAPSLVILVIAGLTMLIGVLGAIAQDDIKRILSFHIISQIGYMIFGLGLFTLAGIAGAVYYVIHHIVVKTSLFLVGGMIETGTGSGSLRHLGGVARRAPVLGLLFLAAAFSLAGLPPFSGFVAKLAL; via the coding sequence GTGATCGCCCTGCCGATCGCGCTGCCGCTGCTTGCGGCCGCCGTGTCGCTGCTGGTCTCGCGCTGGCACTGGGCGCAGCGGGCGATCAGCCTGCTGACGTGCACCGCGACCGTCGCGCTGGCGACGGTGATCCTCCAGCGGGCCGACGCCGAGACCGCCCTGGTGTCGCAGCTCGGTGGTTGGCCGGCGCCGTTCGGGATCACCCTGGTCGCGGACCGCTTCGGCGCCATCATGCTGCTGATCTCGACGATCATGATCCTGGTCGTGCTCGTGTACGCGCTCGGCCAGCTCGGCGACGAGCGCGAGTTCCACCTGCACTTCCACCCGGTCTACCTCGTGCTGTCCGCCGGCATCGCCGCGTCGTTCCTCACCGGCGACCTGTTCAACCTCTTCGTGGCCTTCGAAGTCATGCTGATCGCCAGCTACGTGCTCATCACGCTGGGGGCCAACAAGGGACAGGTCCGCGCCGGCATGACATACGTGGTCATCAACCTGCTGGCCTCGACGCTGTTCGTCGCCACCGTCGCCTTCATCTACGCCGCGACCGGCACCGTCAACCTGGCGCACCTCGCCGTCCGCCTCGCCGAGCTGCCCGACGGCCTGCGCGCCGCGTTCGGCTACCTGCTGCTCGTCGTCTTCGGCGTCAAGGCCGGCATCTTCCCGCTGTTCTTCTGGTTGCCCGACTCCTACCCGACCGCACCCGCGCCGATCACAGCGCTGTTCGCCGGCCTGCTGACGAAGGTCGGCGTCTACACATTGATCCGCACGCAGACGCTGCTGTTCCCCCACGACGGCGCGCCATCGCTGGTCATCCTGGTCATCGCCGGACTCACGATGCTGATCGGGGTGCTCGGCGCGATCGCGCAGGACGACATCAAGCGCATCCTCAGCTTCCACATCATCAGCCAGATCGGCTACATGATCTTCGGGCTCGGCCTGTTCACGCTGGCCGGCATCGCTGGCGCCGTCTACTACGTCATCCACCACATCGTCGTGAAGACGTCGTTGTTCCTGGTCGGCGGCATGATCGAGACCGGCACGGGCTCGGGCTCGCTGCGCCACCTCGGGGGCGTCGCACGTCGCGCGCCGGTGCTCGGCCTGCTGTTCCTGGCAGCCGCCTTCAGCCTGGCGGGCCTGCCGCCGTTCAGCGGCTTCGTCGCCAAGCTCGCCCT
- a CDS encoding NADH-quinone oxidoreductase subunit K, with amino-acid sequence MTLALALVVAVLFAIGTYLMLQRTLTRVIFGLVLMGHGANLLLQLAGGRAGEPPLVEEDSPATIVGMDSAGVFVDPLPQALALTAIVISFGVTAYLLAMAYRSWVLHDSDEVEDDVEDRRIARSSAATADTEGDTP; translated from the coding sequence ATGACCCTCGCCCTGGCCCTGGTCGTGGCGGTGCTGTTCGCCATCGGGACCTACCTGATGCTGCAGCGGACGTTGACACGGGTGATCTTCGGGCTCGTGCTCATGGGCCACGGAGCCAACCTGCTGCTGCAGCTCGCAGGGGGTCGCGCCGGCGAACCACCGCTGGTCGAGGAGGACTCGCCGGCCACGATCGTCGGCATGGACAGCGCCGGGGTCTTCGTCGACCCCCTGCCCCAGGCGCTGGCCCTGACCGCGATCGTCATCTCGTTCGGCGTCACCGCCTACCTGTTGGCGATGGCGTACCGCAGCTGGGTGCTCCACGACAGCGACGAGGTCGAGGACGACGTCGAGGACCGCCGGATCGCGCGGTCGTCGGCCGCGACCGCCGACACGGAGGGGGACACCCCGTGA
- a CDS encoding MnhB domain-containing protein has translation MRPSLILDTVTRGAFPLVLTFSLYLLFVGHNAPGGGFVGGLTAGTALVLVYVGGGIQRLRSVVGIRHETLLGAGLALAAATGLASLLLGEPFQSSAILTWHPPLLGEVKLVTVLFFDTGVYLIVVGLVLALLTILGAYSEKDARQPGAGAADGQVRPPVGGERR, from the coding sequence ATGCGGCCGTCGCTGATCCTCGACACCGTGACCCGCGGCGCGTTCCCGCTCGTGCTGACGTTCTCGCTGTACCTGCTGTTCGTCGGCCACAACGCGCCGGGCGGCGGCTTCGTGGGCGGGCTGACCGCCGGCACCGCCCTCGTCCTGGTCTACGTCGGCGGCGGCATCCAGCGCCTGCGCAGCGTCGTCGGCATCCGCCACGAGACCCTCCTGGGCGCGGGGCTCGCGTTGGCCGCCGCGACCGGCCTGGCGTCGCTGCTGCTGGGCGAGCCGTTCCAGTCCAGCGCGATCCTGACCTGGCACCCTCCGCTGCTCGGCGAGGTCAAGCTCGTGACCGTGCTGTTCTTCGACACCGGCGTGTACCTGATCGTCGTCGGGCTCGTGCTGGCGCTGCTGACGATCCTCGGCGCCTACAGCGAGAAGGACGCGCGGCAACCCGGCGCGGGGGCCGCGGACGGCCAGGTCCGGCCGCCCGTGGGGGGTGAACGCCGATGA